One Colius striatus isolate bColStr4 chromosome 10, bColStr4.1.hap1, whole genome shotgun sequence genomic region harbors:
- the ANGPTL1 gene encoding angiopoietin-related protein 1: protein MNIFKWTLGVLLFLLLSIGRCTEQSTPNKISQRRHPRSADGGEEGKKCGYTFLVPEQKITGPICVNTNGPGTGNRKDEVTRMDIENLKDVLSKQKREIDILQLVVDVDGNIVNEVKLLRKESRNMNSRVTQLYMQLLHEIIRKRDNSLELSQLENKVLNVTTEMLKIATKYKELEVKYAALTDLVNNQSVTISLLEEQCLRIFSRQDTHGSPPLVQVVPQHIPNSQPYTPILLGGNEIQRDPGYPRDRDVRPPPDPATSPTKSPFRVPPLALINEGPFKDCQQAKEAGHSNSGIYMIKPENSNEPMQLWCENSLDPGGWAVIQKRTDGSVNFFRNWDSYKKGFGNIDGEYWLGLENIYMLANQDNYRLLIELEDWSNKKVYAEYSSFRLEPESEFYRLRLGTYQGNAGDSMIWHNGKQFTTLDRDRDMYSGNCAHFHKGGWWYNACAHSNLNGVWYRGGHYRSKYQDGIFWAEYRGGSYSLKAVQMMIRPID, encoded by the exons atgaatatatttaaatggacTTTGGGTGTACTATTATTCCTGCTGTTGTCTATTGGGCGCTGTACAGAACAATCTACACCTAACAAAATATCCCAACGGAGGCATCCTCGTTCAGCAGATGgtggagaggaagggaagaaatgtGGCTACACATTCTTGGTCCCAGAACAAAAAATCACAGGGCCAATTTGCGTGAATACTAATGGACCAGGTACTGGTAACAGAAAAGACGAAGTCACAAGAATGGACATAGAAAACTTGAAGGATGTGCTGTCCAAGCAAAAGCGGGAGATTGACATTTTGCAACTGGTAGTGGATGTGGATGGAAACATTGTAAATGAAGTGAAGTTACTAAGGAAAGAAAGTCGTAATATGAACTCTCGGGTCACCCAACTCTATATGCAACTCTTGCATGAGATAATTCGAAAGCGTGATAACTCACTCGAGCTTTCCCAACTGGAAAACAAAGTTCTTAATGTTACAacagaaatgctgaaaattGCAACGAAATACAAGGAACTTGAAGTAAAATACGCAGCACTAACTGATCTTGTAAATAATCAGTCTGTGACTATCTCGCTGCTGGAAGAGCAGTGCTTGAGAATCTTCTCGCGACAGGACACTCATGGGTCTCCACCTCTTGTTCAAGTTGTGCCACAACACATTCCTAACAGCCAGCCGTACACCCCCATTCTTCTGGGGGGTAATGAGATTCAGCGAGACCCAGGTTACCCCAGAGACAGAGATGTAAGGCCACCGCCTGATCCAGCTACTTCTCCTACAAAGAGTCCTTTCAGAGTACCACCACTGGCTTTAATTAACGAGG GTCCATTCAAAGACTGCCAACAAGCCAAGGAagctgggcactccaatagtgggATTTATATGATCAAACCTGAAAACAGTAATGAGCCAATGCAGCTATGGTGTGAGAACAGCCTGGACCCTGGAGGATGGGCAGTTATTCAGAAGAGAACAGATGGATCTGTCAACTTTTTCAGAAACTGGGACAGTTACAAG AAAGGATTTGGAAACATCGATGGAGAGTACTGGCTGGGactagaaaatatttatatgctTGCCAATCAGGATAATTACAGACTACTGATTGAGTTAGAGGACTGGAGCAATAAGAAAGTCTATGCTGAATACAGCAGCTTCCGCCTGGAACCTGAAAGTGAATTCTACCGGCTGCGCTTAGGAACATACCAAGGAAATGCAGGTGACTCCATGATATGGCACAATGGAAAGCAATTCACAACACTGGACAGAGACAGGGACATGTATTCAG GAAACTGTGCCCACTTTCACAAAGGCGGCTGGTGGTACAACGCATGTGCCCACTCTAACCTCAACGGAGTGTGGTACAGAGGAGGCCACTACAGGAGCAAGTATCAGGATGGAATATTTTGGGCTGAGTACCGAGGAGGTTCCTACTCCTTGAAAGCAGTTCAAATGATGATCAGACCTAtagactga